ATTGCCCTTGTTGATGACTGAAGCAATATGTCTCTAAAACATCTCCAAGATAAAAAGTCAGGGCTTATAAAGGCAATCACAATTATGAGGGCAAGTAGAATAAAGTAGATTGCATTTTGTGATACTATTTGTCTTATTCTCTTTGCCGATGTCATTTTGAAGTTGACCTCCTCAAAAATAATTTAAGCTGAGAATCTTGTTGCAAGTCGCATGATTTCTTCTTCTGTTGCATCTTTTCGCTCCAAGATACCAGAAACTCTACCTTCACACATGACAAGGATTCTGTCAGACATTCCTAAAAGTTCTGGCATCTCAGAAGAAATCATGATAATGCTTTTTCCTTCTGTTGCAAGTTGATTTATGAGATTGTAAATTTCATACTTTGCACCAACGTCAATTCCCCTTGTTGGCTCATCTAAAAGAAGAATTTCTGGTTCTGTCAAAAGCCAGCGTGCAATTAATACTTTTTGTTGGTTTCCACCAGAGAGATTCTTTATCTGTGTTTTATATGAAGGTGTTTTTATTTTCAAAACCTTAATAAAGTTTTCGGTGTCCATCACTCTTCTCTTGTCATTCAAAAGTCTAAAATCATTTAGATATTTCCTGAGACTTGCCAATGTTGTATTTTCTAAGATGTTAAGTTCTGGAACAATTCCTGTGAGCTTTCTATCTTCTGTTAAAAGTGCAATCTTGTTTTTGATTGCATCCTGGGGGCTTTTTATAACAACTTCCTTTCCTTTTATGTATATCTTCCCTTCTTTAATGCTTCTTAGCCCAAATATAGCTTCAATCAGCTCTGTTCTCTGAGACCCAACAAGTCCGCCAATCCCTAAAATTTCGCCTTTTCTCAGTTCAAATGAAACATTCTTAAACGACTTTGGATGAACAGATGTCAAATTTTCAACCCTCAAAATAACCTCTGAGGGCTTGTTTGTCTTTTGTGGGAACCTGTCTGACATCTGGCGTCCAACCATGTTTGCAATCATCATATCAGGTGTGAGCTCTGATATATTCCACGAACCAACCACTTTACCATCTCGCATGATTGTCACTTCATCTGCTATCTCAAATATCTCTTCAAGCTTGTGAGAGATATATATGATTGAAACACCTTTTGATTTTAGGTCTTTTATTATCCTAAAAAGATGCTCAACCTCGTTTTCTGTCAAGGAAGATGTTGGCTCATCCATGACAATAACTTTTGAGTTGTAAGATACAGCCTTTGCAATCTCAATAAGCTGAATTTTAGAAACAGAAAGCTGGCCCACAATTGCCTTTGGGTCAACATCTATCTCAAGTCTTTGCAAAAGTGCTTTTGTGTCTTCGTACATCTTCTTGTGGTCAACAAACCTAAAAGGTCCTGCATTTATGTGAGGAAATCTGCCAAGCCAGATGTTCTCCATCACATTTCGCTGAGGAACTGGCTGAAGTTCTTGGTGGATCATTGAAATCCCAAGCTTTATAGCGTCAATCGGACTTTGAATGTGAACATGCTGATCATCTAATATGATCTCACCACTGTCAGGCTTGTAAATTCCAAATAGGCACTTCATCAATGTGGACTTCCCCGCACCATTTTCGCCCAAAAGCGCATGAA
This Caldicellulosiruptor changbaiensis DNA region includes the following protein-coding sequences:
- a CDS encoding sugar ABC transporter ATP-binding protein: MAKTEYILEMNGITKEFPGVKALDNVTVKIKKGTVHALLGENGAGKSTLMKCLFGIYKPDSGEIILDDQHVHIQSPIDAIKLGISMIHQELQPVPQRNVMENIWLGRFPHINAGPFRFVDHKKMYEDTKALLQRLEIDVDPKAIVGQLSVSKIQLIEIAKAVSYNSKVIVMDEPTSSLTENEVEHLFRIIKDLKSKGVSIIYISHKLEEIFEIADEVTIMRDGKVVGSWNISELTPDMMIANMVGRQMSDRFPQKTNKPSEVILRVENLTSVHPKSFKNVSFELRKGEILGIGGLVGSQRTELIEAIFGLRSIKEGKIYIKGKEVVIKSPQDAIKNKIALLTEDRKLTGIVPELNILENTTLASLRKYLNDFRLLNDKRRVMDTENFIKVLKIKTPSYKTQIKNLSGGNQQKVLIARWLLTEPEILLLDEPTRGIDVGAKYEIYNLINQLATEGKSIIMISSEMPELLGMSDRILVMCEGRVSGILERKDATEEEIMRLATRFSA